One stretch of Litoribrevibacter albus DNA includes these proteins:
- a CDS encoding alanine racemase — MHQPERSQDTPYFHQLNRLLTQHGEGTPHLIVDLDRLDANLATLCHSVSRDTALRLVAKSLPCIGLLSYLSERLGSQSFMTFHLPFLMQLIEHFPDSNLLLGKPLPARAVQRAYERMHQHTNAFSPEEQLHWLVDTPARLNQYLTIAQKFGTRIAVTIEIDIGLHRGGVTDQTTLDVMLTTIRNHPKFLRFTGFMGYDAHVGKLPRVVESTQASYQRSQHQYQTYINYTRSYFPELWADNLILNGAGSPTIELHKNSSVCNDLSVGSALVKPSHFDLPLLTDYQPASFIASPIIKQWSGMNLPGPEWISRLLQRLHPKHQQTFFIYGGLWRADLIDARLRHNSLYGESANQAILNGTSQLTLAPDDHIFWRPQESEAVFLQFGDVLAVRNGVLEARWPVLKH, encoded by the coding sequence ATGCATCAGCCTGAACGGTCACAAGATACCCCGTATTTCCACCAGCTGAATCGACTGCTAACACAGCACGGTGAAGGGACACCTCATCTTATCGTCGATCTGGATCGATTGGATGCAAACCTTGCCACGCTGTGTCATTCGGTTTCCAGAGACACAGCACTTCGGCTGGTTGCTAAATCATTGCCTTGCATCGGGTTGTTAAGCTATCTCAGTGAGCGCCTTGGCAGTCAAAGCTTCATGACCTTCCATTTACCCTTTTTAATGCAGCTTATTGAACACTTTCCAGACAGCAATCTGTTGTTGGGAAAACCCCTGCCAGCCCGAGCGGTTCAGCGTGCCTATGAGCGAATGCATCAGCACACAAACGCCTTTTCACCAGAAGAACAATTACACTGGTTAGTGGACACGCCCGCCCGACTCAACCAGTACCTGACCATTGCTCAGAAATTTGGAACCAGAATCGCGGTGACCATAGAAATCGATATCGGTTTGCATCGGGGCGGCGTCACAGATCAAACCACTCTGGATGTAATGCTGACCACGATCAGGAATCATCCAAAGTTTCTCCGATTCACCGGATTTATGGGATACGATGCTCACGTCGGTAAGTTACCTAGGGTCGTGGAATCCACGCAAGCCAGTTACCAACGCAGTCAGCATCAGTACCAAACGTACATTAACTATACCCGAAGCTATTTTCCCGAGCTGTGGGCCGATAATTTGATACTCAACGGTGCCGGTAGCCCGACCATAGAACTGCATAAAAACAGCTCAGTCTGTAACGATTTATCGGTCGGCAGTGCACTGGTTAAACCTAGCCACTTCGATCTGCCACTATTAACCGACTATCAACCGGCCAGCTTCATCGCCAGTCCGATTATTAAGCAGTGGTCCGGTATGAATTTGCCCGGACCGGAGTGGATAAGTCGTCTGTTACAAAGGCTTCACCCCAAACATCAGCAGACATTTTTTATTTACGGAGGGCTTTGGCGGGCCGACCTGATTGACGCTCGGCTACGACATAACAGTCTCTACGGGGAAAGCGCTAATCAAGCCATATTAAACGGAACGTCTCAGCTCACACTCGCCCCCGACGACCACATTTTCTGGCGTCCTCAGGAAAGCGAAGCGGTGTTCCTTCAATTCGGGGATGTACTGGCAGTCCGAAACGGAGTACTGGAAGCCCGATGGCCTGTGCTAAAACATTAA